One window of the Allosaccharopolyspora coralli genome contains the following:
- a CDS encoding IS3 family transposase (programmed frameshift): MVTETGRTVAEVARELGLNQQTLRNWVNAYEAAHDAPEPSLSVSERARLRELEEENRQLRMKTEFLGKSSRLLCQRVSVSQRYAFIAAEKDTTDEHGVKSYTVENMCAWLNVSKSGFYDWLSRPESDTDRRRRYLGTLIKKCFDDSDGTYGHRRIHAWLARCGEPATPELVRSIMRDQQLVPCQPRPWRPSLTQASTHVLPDLLKRDFTAREPGEKLVGDITYIPTGQGWVYLATVIDCYSKAVVGWAIDDHYRTPLIEKAIHMAARNHTLPARAIFHSDRGSNYTSADFAMTLHSLGIRQSVGRTGICFDNAMAESFFATLKNERVHRVTYLTKDHAKADIASYIELRYNHRRLHSAIGYKAPNEAHAEYYNHANAA, translated from the exons ATGGTGACCGAGACCGGTCGTACGGTGGCCGAGGTTGCTCGCGAGCTCGGGTTGAATCAGCAGACCCTGCGGAACTGGGTGAACGCGTACGAGGCCGCGCACGATGCTCCGGAGCCGTCGTTGAGCGTGTCCGAGCGTGCGCGACTGCGTGAGCTGGAAGAAGAGAATCGTCAGCTGCGCATGAAGACGGAATTTCTGG GGAAAAGCAGCCGCCTTCTTTGCCAGCGAGTATCGGTGAGCCAGCGGTACGCGTTCATCGCTGCAGAGAAGGACACCACGGACGAACACGGCGTGAAGAGCTACACCGTGGAGAACATGTGTGCCTGGCTCAACGTGTCGAAATCTGGATTCTACGACTGGCTGTCGCGACCCGAGTCGGACACCGACCGGCGCCGTCGCTACCTGGGCACGTTGATCAAGAAGTGTTTCGACGACTCCGATGGCACCTACGGCCACCGGCGCATCCACGCGTGGCTGGCCCGCTGCGGAGAGCCGGCCACGCCGGAGCTCGTGCGCAGCATCATGCGGGATCAGCAGCTCGTCCCCTGCCAGCCTCGGCCCTGGCGCCCGAGCCTGACCCAGGCGAGCACGCACGTGCTGCCGGACCTGCTCAAACGTGACTTCACCGCCCGTGAGCCGGGCGAGAAATTGGTTGGCGACATCACCTATATCCCGACCGGACAGGGATGGGTGTATCTGGCCACGGTCATCGACTGTTATTCGAAAGCCGTCGTCGGATGGGCCATCGACGACCACTACCGCACACCACTTATCGAGAAGGCGATCCACATGGCTGCCCGCAACCACACCCTTCCCGCCCGCGCGATTTTCCATTCAGACAGGGGCAGCAACTACACGTCCGCCGACTTCGCGATGACGCTACACTCGCTCGGCATCCGACAATCCGTCGGACGCACCGGGATATGCTTCGATAACGCCATGGCCGAATCCTTCTTCGCCACCCTGAAAAATGAACGCGTTCATCGAGTTACCTACCTCACCAAAGACCACGCCAAGGCTGACATTGCTTCCTATATCGAGCTTCGATACAATCACCGCAGGCTCCATTCCGCTATCGGATACAAGGCCCCGAACGAAGCCCATGCCGAGTACTACAACCATGCGAACGCGGCATAA
- a CDS encoding GntR family transcriptional regulator: protein MTKADQAYTTLVEMIETGGLKPGDFWTEAGLVEALELGRTPLREAVQRLDRDHLVRIRPGRGIEIPSNSVDEQLRRLEVRRATEPLAVALACARAADAELAVIGTLTEQLRDLEELEPYLAAVRETHGLLSAAAHNEYLANAMTPLQGLSRRFWLANIVDPAAEVAAGKPLHVDLLTALVEREAEEAQRAVLRLNDYLVDFALNVAARDSRVGRTDPVSY, encoded by the coding sequence ATGACGAAGGCTGACCAGGCGTACACGACGCTGGTCGAGATGATCGAGACCGGCGGCCTGAAACCGGGCGATTTCTGGACGGAGGCTGGACTGGTCGAGGCGCTCGAGCTCGGTCGCACTCCACTGCGCGAGGCAGTGCAACGACTCGACCGGGACCACTTGGTGCGCATCAGGCCTGGACGCGGAATCGAGATCCCCTCGAACTCCGTCGATGAGCAGCTACGCCGACTGGAGGTGCGCCGTGCTACCGAGCCCTTGGCCGTGGCCCTGGCCTGTGCGCGTGCGGCCGACGCGGAGCTGGCCGTCATCGGGACGCTCACCGAGCAACTGCGCGACCTCGAGGAACTCGAACCGTATCTCGCAGCCGTACGGGAAACCCATGGGTTGTTGTCGGCGGCGGCGCACAACGAGTACTTGGCGAACGCGATGACACCGCTGCAGGGACTTTCCCGACGGTTCTGGCTCGCCAATATCGTCGACCCTGCCGCAGAAGTCGCGGCGGGAAAGCCGCTGCACGTCGACCTGCTGACGGCTCTGGTGGAACGCGAAGCAGAGGAAGCGCAGCGCGCAGTCCTACGCCTCAATGACTACCTCGTGGACTTCGCCCTGAACGTCGCCGCCCGGGACTCGCGAGTCGGTCGGACCGACCCCGTGAGCTACTAG
- a CDS encoding DUF418 domain-containing protein: MTSTRLGTAAAADSGDTAPGEAKHERGNSDGTVDSTARLVGIDVARAIAILGMFAAHVGPTDYDHPHSWAFLPFHGRAAVLFAVLAGISIAMMSRGAVSAGGGGWRKASVRIGTRAVLMLALGVVMNIVFVVPVWVILTYYGGFFLLSLPFLRWGARSLAIAAGVTIVGAPIVSWLIRRAYFPKTLVETPLQDLGAEQLTSFAGAFDFLTTLMLTGVFPTFIWIGYVFAGMALGRLDLTSPRVAKVVTAVGAGLAVVSYGSSWLALNAFGGADKIYGVLQAHADAEGIPVETYLQLTLFKVHGTPPTDEPAWLLLSSAHSGTPFDGGGSVGLALVVIGVALMLQPVAGKVLRPLAAVGALSLTCYIGHLVVMQLLWGGDPEYTALNAILFVVGSILFARVWRRWYGQGPMEKLVAKVSSAATKAVR, encoded by the coding sequence ATGACTTCGACCCGACTCGGAACCGCAGCGGCAGCGGACTCCGGTGACACCGCACCGGGTGAGGCGAAGCACGAGCGCGGGAACTCGGACGGCACCGTCGACAGCACCGCCCGACTCGTCGGTATCGACGTCGCCAGGGCGATCGCGATCCTGGGAATGTTCGCGGCCCACGTCGGCCCGACGGACTACGACCATCCGCATTCGTGGGCCTTCCTGCCGTTCCACGGCAGGGCGGCGGTGCTCTTCGCCGTGCTCGCCGGGATCTCCATCGCGATGATGTCCCGTGGTGCGGTCTCCGCGGGCGGCGGTGGATGGCGGAAGGCGTCCGTCCGCATCGGCACCCGGGCGGTCCTGATGCTCGCGCTGGGCGTGGTGATGAACATCGTGTTCGTCGTCCCGGTGTGGGTCATCCTCACCTATTACGGCGGGTTCTTCCTGCTGTCCCTGCCGTTCCTGCGGTGGGGCGCGCGAAGCCTGGCGATCGCGGCCGGCGTGACGATCGTCGGCGCGCCGATCGTGTCGTGGCTGATCCGGCGCGCCTACTTCCCGAAGACGCTCGTCGAGACCCCGCTCCAAGACCTCGGGGCGGAGCAGTTGACGTCCTTCGCGGGGGCGTTCGACTTCCTCACGACCTTGATGCTGACCGGGGTGTTCCCGACGTTCATCTGGATCGGGTACGTCTTCGCAGGCATGGCGCTCGGCCGCCTGGATCTTACGTCGCCTCGGGTGGCCAAGGTCGTGACCGCTGTCGGTGCGGGGCTGGCCGTCGTTTCGTACGGCTCGTCGTGGCTCGCGCTGAACGCCTTCGGCGGTGCGGACAAGATCTACGGCGTCCTGCAGGCGCACGCCGACGCGGAGGGTATTCCGGTCGAGACGTACCTGCAGCTCACGCTGTTCAAGGTGCACGGCACCCCACCGACCGACGAGCCCGCGTGGCTGTTGCTCTCGAGCGCGCACAGCGGCACTCCGTTCGACGGGGGTGGCAGTGTGGGGTTGGCTCTGGTCGTGATCGGTGTGGCACTGATGCTGCAACCGGTCGCCGGCAAGGTGCTGCGACCGCTGGCTGCGGTGGGGGCCCTGTCGTTGACGTGCTACATCGGGCATCTCGTCGTCATGCAGCTGCTCTGGGGCGGCGATCCGGAATACACCGCGCTCAACGCGATCCTTTTCGTCGTCGGCAGCATCCTGTTCGCTCGGGTGTGGCGCCGCTGGTACGGCCAGGGGCCGATGGAGAAGCTGGTCGCCAAGGTCTCCTCCGCGGCGACGAAGGCGGTGCGCTGA
- a CDS encoding IS30 family transposase, producing MGQRTMLTGGDREEISRGIAEGVDQAVIAERIERNPSVVSREIRRHGGRAHYRAQVAVRQATSARARPKIRKLDTDPVLREVVTTKLREGCSPDQVAGRLRHERPGQQAWQVSHEAIYTWIYALPTGELARQGIWLRSGRSQRRSRGRARSSGARIVGMRSIEERPAEVADRRVPGHWEGDLVVGKGGKTAMATLVERTSRYTCCVALPDGRHDATTTHDALLSKINDMPSHLLTSLTWDQGSEMARHAALSLAADVDIYFAHPHSPWERGTNENTNRLLREYFPKATDITDHQSYLDTVAEELNNRPRRILDYRTPAEVFTELLTSSLASTD from the coding sequence GTGGGACAGCGCACGATGTTGACGGGCGGCGATCGGGAAGAGATCTCGCGCGGTATCGCCGAGGGCGTGGACCAGGCGGTGATCGCGGAGCGGATCGAGCGGAATCCCAGCGTGGTCAGCCGCGAGATCCGTCGCCATGGCGGCCGGGCGCATTACCGGGCCCAGGTAGCCGTACGACAGGCCACGTCGGCACGAGCGCGGCCGAAGATCCGCAAGCTGGATACAGATCCGGTGCTGCGTGAGGTGGTCACGACCAAGCTGCGGGAGGGCTGCTCGCCGGACCAGGTCGCGGGCCGGTTGCGGCACGAACGGCCGGGCCAGCAGGCTTGGCAGGTGTCTCACGAGGCGATCTACACCTGGATCTATGCGCTGCCCACCGGCGAACTGGCTCGTCAAGGCATCTGGCTGCGCTCGGGGCGTAGCCAGCGGCGCTCCCGTGGCCGGGCCCGCAGCTCGGGTGCGCGGATCGTGGGTATGCGCTCGATCGAGGAACGCCCGGCCGAGGTCGCCGACCGCAGGGTGCCCGGACACTGGGAAGGGGATCTCGTGGTGGGCAAGGGCGGCAAAACCGCCATGGCCACCCTGGTCGAGCGTACGTCGCGCTACACCTGCTGTGTGGCGCTGCCCGACGGCAGGCATGACGCCACCACGACCCACGACGCACTCCTGTCGAAGATCAACGACATGCCGTCGCATCTGCTCACCAGCCTGACCTGGGATCAGGGTTCGGAGATGGCACGCCACGCGGCGTTGTCGCTGGCCGCCGACGTCGACATCTACTTCGCCCACCCGCACTCGCCGTGGGAACGCGGCACGAACGAGAACACCAACCGGCTGCTGCGCGAGTACTTCCCCAAAGCAACCGACATCACCGACCACCAGTCCTACCTGGACACCGTGGCCGAAGAACTCAACAACCGCCCCCGCCGTATACTCGACTACCGAACCCCAGCAGAAGTCTTCACCGAGCTCCTCACCAGCTCACTTGCTTCCACCGACTGA
- a CDS encoding IS3 family transposase (programmed frameshift), translating into MPEKRRKFSPQFKAEAVQLVVSTGRPVVEVARELQINEGTLGNWVNTWRRENPEPEPEMSPVERARLSELEAEVQRLRMENEFLKKAGGLLRPDAGLSQRCALIEAEKANYSISWMCRMLGVARSSFYAWRHRAETPTTARRRELAGHVRRVFDQSRRTYGCRRVAAQLARDGIEASVGLVADLMREQGLAAVQPRAYKTTTVPGEQPVTSPDLLGRDFTAGTPGTRLVGDITYLPTSEGWLYLATVIDLATRMVVGWAMAAHMRTSLVIDALAMARTHGHLTAGAVFHSDRGAQYTSKEFSRYCKKIRVTTSLGGTGVCWDNAAAESFFASLKNECYHLHRHTTRARARFAVADYIEVFYNRQRLHSSLGYRTPTEALHDHHPAAAAA; encoded by the exons GTGCCGGAGAAGCGTCGGAAGTTCAGCCCGCAGTTCAAGGCCGAGGCGGTGCAGCTGGTAGTGAGCACCGGTCGGCCGGTGGTTGAGGTGGCCCGGGAGTTGCAGATCAACGAGGGGACCTTGGGCAACTGGGTCAACACCTGGCGGCGGGAGAACCCGGAACCCGAGCCCGAGATGAGTCCCGTGGAGCGTGCGCGGTTGAGCGAGTTGGAAGCCGAAGTGCAGCGGCTGCGGATGGAAAACGAGTTCCTGAAAAAAGCAG GCGGCCTTCTTCGCCCGGACGCAGGACTGAGTCAGCGCTGCGCGCTGATCGAGGCGGAGAAGGCCAACTACAGCATTTCCTGGATGTGTCGCATGCTTGGCGTGGCTCGGTCGTCGTTCTACGCCTGGCGCCACCGCGCCGAGACCCCGACGACCGCCCGGCGGCGGGAGCTTGCCGGACACGTGCGCCGCGTGTTCGACCAGTCCCGCCGGACGTACGGGTGCCGCCGGGTCGCCGCCCAGCTGGCCCGGGACGGCATCGAGGCCAGCGTGGGCCTGGTCGCGGACCTGATGCGCGAGCAGGGTTTGGCCGCGGTGCAACCCCGCGCGTACAAGACCACCACCGTGCCCGGTGAGCAGCCGGTGACCAGCCCGGATCTCCTCGGGCGGGACTTCACCGCCGGCACGCCCGGAACGCGGCTGGTCGGCGACATCACCTACCTGCCCACCAGCGAGGGGTGGCTGTATCTGGCCACGGTCATCGACCTGGCCACCCGCATGGTCGTCGGCTGGGCCATGGCCGCCCACATGCGCACCAGCCTGGTCATCGACGCGCTGGCCATGGCCCGCACCCACGGGCACCTCACCGCCGGGGCGGTGTTCCACTCCGACCGCGGAGCCCAGTACACCTCGAAGGAGTTTTCCCGCTACTGCAAGAAAATCCGCGTCACCACCAGCCTCGGTGGCACCGGAGTCTGCTGGGACAACGCCGCCGCCGAATCGTTCTTCGCGAGCCTGAAAAACGAGTGCTACCACCTGCACCGACACACCACCCGCGCCCGCGCACGATTCGCCGTAGCCGACTACATCGAAGTCTTCTACAACCGCCAACGACTACACAGCAGCCTCGGCTACCGCACCCCCACCGAGGCCCTACACGACCACCACCCGGCCGCAGCAGCGGCCTGA
- a CDS encoding tyrosine-protein phosphatase: MSVGVPGARELVWDGCVNVRDLGGLGQVKPGSVVRMEAPNHLSESGWAAAWAYGVRTVVDLRHADECGQDRAPRPAGITTVQVPLEPIGTPFYERWERIEGPACFRTAC, from the coding sequence GTGTCGGTAGGCGTTCCAGGTGCCCGAGAGCTGGTGTGGGACGGGTGTGTCAATGTTCGTGACCTCGGCGGATTGGGGCAGGTCAAGCCGGGTTCGGTGGTTCGCATGGAAGCACCGAACCACTTGAGCGAATCGGGGTGGGCGGCGGCGTGGGCATACGGGGTCCGCACTGTCGTCGATCTACGCCATGCCGACGAATGCGGGCAAGACCGTGCACCGAGACCGGCCGGGATCACCACCGTGCAGGTACCGCTGGAGCCAATCGGCACACCGTTCTACGAGCGCTGGGAAAGAATTGAGGGGCCGGCCTGTTTTCGGACGGCTTGTTAG
- a CDS encoding tyrosine-protein phosphatase, with product MLAEHPERVVTAVRAIARAAPGGVVFHCASGKDRTGILAVVLLTLAGAMPEEIIADYLLTYDRMKQRYEELGIRDQLAAVKELVANHNTTIEASLTATMTSLTMPDFLLDNGLSDTELTTLRTRLTT from the coding sequence ATGCTGGCTGAGCACCCAGAGCGGGTGGTCACCGCCGTTCGGGCGATCGCCCGGGCTGCGCCGGGAGGCGTGGTATTCCACTGCGCCAGTGGCAAAGATCGGACAGGGATCCTCGCCGTCGTCTTGCTCACGCTGGCCGGAGCGATGCCGGAAGAGATCATCGCCGACTATCTGCTCACCTACGACCGGATGAAGCAGCGATACGAGGAACTCGGTATCCGCGACCAACTCGCTGCTGTGAAAGAGCTCGTCGCGAACCACAACACCACCATCGAAGCCTCACTGACCGCGACGATGACGTCGTTGACGATGCCCGACTTCCTCCTCGACAACGGTCTGTCAGACACCGAACTCACCACCCTGCGCACCCGCTTGACGACCTGA
- a CDS encoding catalase yields MTHGEAKRPTTTDAGIPVVSDEHSLTVGPDGPILLQDNYLIEQMAQFNRERIPERQPHAKGNGAFGTFEVTGDVSAYTKAAVFQPGTRTDMMIRFSTVAGERGSPDTWRDPRGFAVKFYTSDGNYDMVGNNTPVFFMRDPMKFQHFIRSQKRRADTNSRDKDMQWDFWTLSPESAHQVTWLMGDRGIPKTWRHMNGYSSHTYMWVNSQEEKFWVKYHFKTDQGVDFLTQQEADHLAGADGDYHQNDLFQAIERGDHPSWTLYMQIMPFAEAETYRFNPFDLTKIWPHGDYPLIEVGRMTLNRNPTDHHTEIEQAAFEPNNLVPGVGPSPDKMLLARMFSYADAHRARLGGNYKQIPVNSAQVPVHSYSKDGAMRVDKISDPVYAPNSYGGPEADPNLTGPPPGWHTSGEIVQQPYTKRRDDDDFGQAGTMVREVLDDAARERLVSNVAGHLLDGVTEPVLKRAFEYWRNVDADIGDRIERTVNNNR; encoded by the coding sequence ATGACCCACGGAGAAGCCAAGCGACCCACGACCACGGATGCGGGCATCCCGGTCGTCAGCGACGAGCACTCACTGACGGTCGGACCGGACGGGCCCATCCTGCTCCAGGACAACTACCTCATCGAGCAGATGGCCCAGTTCAACCGGGAACGCATCCCGGAGCGTCAGCCGCACGCGAAGGGAAACGGCGCTTTCGGCACCTTCGAGGTCACCGGTGACGTCAGCGCGTACACCAAGGCGGCCGTGTTTCAGCCGGGTACGCGGACGGACATGATGATCCGGTTCTCCACCGTCGCCGGTGAGCGGGGCAGCCCGGACACCTGGCGCGACCCGCGCGGTTTCGCGGTGAAGTTCTACACCAGTGACGGCAACTACGACATGGTCGGCAACAACACGCCGGTGTTCTTCATGCGCGACCCGATGAAGTTCCAGCATTTCATCCGGTCGCAGAAGCGCCGCGCGGACACGAACTCCCGCGACAAGGACATGCAGTGGGACTTCTGGACCCTGTCGCCGGAATCAGCGCACCAGGTCACCTGGCTGATGGGCGACCGCGGTATTCCGAAGACCTGGCGCCACATGAACGGCTACTCCAGCCACACCTACATGTGGGTCAATTCCCAGGAGGAGAAGTTCTGGGTCAAGTACCACTTCAAGACCGACCAGGGCGTCGACTTCCTCACCCAGCAGGAGGCCGATCACCTGGCGGGCGCCGACGGTGACTACCACCAGAACGACCTGTTTCAGGCGATCGAGCGAGGCGATCACCCGAGCTGGACGCTCTACATGCAGATCATGCCGTTCGCCGAGGCGGAGACCTACCGCTTCAACCCGTTCGACCTGACCAAGATCTGGCCGCACGGCGACTACCCGCTGATCGAGGTCGGGCGCATGACCCTCAACCGGAATCCGACCGACCACCACACCGAGATCGAACAGGCGGCGTTCGAGCCGAACAACCTCGTGCCGGGCGTCGGTCCGAGCCCGGACAAGATGCTGCTGGCTCGGATGTTCTCCTACGCGGACGCGCACCGCGCACGATTGGGCGGCAACTACAAGCAGATCCCGGTCAACTCCGCGCAGGTGCCCGTGCACAGTTACAGCAAGGACGGCGCCATGCGGGTCGACAAGATCTCGGACCCGGTGTACGCGCCGAACTCCTACGGCGGCCCCGAGGCGGACCCGAACCTGACCGGCCCGCCTCCCGGCTGGCACACCAGCGGAGAGATCGTGCAGCAGCCCTACACGAAACGTCGCGACGACGACGACTTCGGGCAGGCGGGCACGATGGTCCGGGAAGTGCTCGACGACGCCGCGCGCGAACGGCTCGTGTCCAATGTGGCCGGACACCTCCTGGACGGTGTCACGGAGCCGGTCCTCAAGCGGGCTTTCGAGTACTGGCGCAACGTCGACGCCGACATCGGCGACCGCATCGAACGTACCGTCAACAACAACCGGTGA
- a CDS encoding DinB family protein, translated as MQQESSSDCPWPGTGQASVERLRSLRTEWLAVLNGLTADDLDKQAPFPWHDAPEQALADTLAWVTAELMKNTAELGQLHLLRATAG; from the coding sequence ATGCAGCAGGAATCATCGTCGGACTGTCCGTGGCCGGGAACCGGACAGGCGTCCGTTGAGCGGCTGCGCTCGCTACGCACGGAATGGCTCGCCGTTCTCAACGGCCTGACCGCCGACGACCTCGATAAGCAAGCCCCGTTCCCTTGGCACGACGCTCCGGAGCAAGCCCTGGCCGACACACTCGCCTGGGTCACCGCGGAGCTGATGAAGAACACCGCCGAGCTCGGCCAGCTGCACCTGCTCCGCGCCACGGCCGGCTGA
- a CDS encoding APC family permease: protein MIGAGVFAVFAPAAAAAGTGLLIGLALAAVVAYCNAQSSAALAARYPESGGTYVYGRERLGDWWGFTAGWGFVVGKTASCAAMALTFAGYVTDEHAELVASAAVIALTTVNYFGVTKTAAVARVLLGITLLALAVVLGGIFGGGELGREHLGTAELWTGGGVTGILQAAGLLFFAFAGYARIATMGEEVRDPQRTIPRAVPIALVIALVVYAAVGVAVLLSLGPARLATSAAPLVDAATAGGVGGLAPVAAVGAVVASLGALLALSTGIGRTTLAMARRHDLPVWLSAVHPRHQVPHRAEIVLGVVVCVLVLTLDLRGAIGFSSFGVLVYYAIANASACTLPAELRRFPRWLTGVGTVGCLVLAATLPWTSVVAGVAVFALGLSGRALHRRFGRSGDSRQCSS, encoded by the coding sequence ATGATCGGCGCCGGTGTTTTCGCCGTGTTCGCCCCGGCTGCTGCCGCAGCGGGAACCGGTCTGCTGATCGGCTTGGCCCTGGCCGCTGTCGTCGCCTACTGCAATGCCCAGAGCTCCGCCGCCTTGGCTGCCCGCTACCCGGAATCGGGAGGCACCTACGTCTACGGTCGCGAACGCCTCGGCGACTGGTGGGGGTTCACAGCGGGCTGGGGCTTCGTCGTCGGAAAGACGGCGTCGTGTGCGGCCATGGCCCTCACCTTCGCGGGCTACGTCACCGACGAGCACGCCGAGCTCGTCGCGTCCGCCGCTGTGATCGCCTTGACGACGGTCAACTACTTCGGTGTCACCAAGACCGCGGCGGTGGCCCGCGTTCTGCTCGGGATCACCCTGCTCGCACTGGCGGTGGTGCTGGGCGGGATCTTCGGTGGTGGCGAGCTCGGCAGAGAACATCTCGGCACGGCAGAGCTGTGGACCGGTGGCGGGGTAACCGGCATTCTCCAGGCGGCAGGCTTGCTGTTCTTCGCCTTCGCCGGGTACGCGCGCATCGCCACCATGGGGGAGGAGGTGCGTGATCCGCAGCGGACCATCCCTCGTGCTGTTCCGATTGCGCTGGTCATCGCCCTAGTCGTGTACGCCGCGGTCGGAGTCGCTGTGCTGCTGAGTCTCGGTCCTGCGCGCCTCGCGACCTCCGCCGCCCCGCTCGTCGACGCCGCTACTGCCGGTGGCGTCGGCGGTCTCGCACCGGTCGCCGCTGTGGGAGCGGTGGTGGCGAGCTTGGGTGCGTTGCTGGCGCTGAGCACGGGAATCGGTCGGACGACCTTGGCCATGGCCCGCCGACACGATCTGCCGGTATGGCTTTCGGCGGTCCATCCTCGTCACCAGGTTCCGCACCGCGCCGAGATCGTGCTCGGCGTCGTGGTGTGCGTGCTCGTACTGACACTGGATCTGCGCGGGGCGATCGGATTCTCGTCGTTCGGCGTGCTCGTCTACTACGCCATCGCGAATGCGTCCGCCTGCACGCTACCGGCGGAGCTGCGACGATTCCCGCGTTGGCTCACCGGTGTCGGAACCGTCGGTTGCCTCGTGCTCGCCGCCACCTTGCCGTGGACGTCCGTCGTCGCCGGAGTCGCCGTGTTCGCCCTGGGACTCAGCGGCCGGGCTCTGCATCGTCGCTTCGGACGGTCCGGTGACTCGCGTCAGTGTTCGTCGTAG
- a CDS encoding flavin reductase family protein — translation MKYNPAAEASPLPYSPFKSCTVPRPIGWLSSVSPDGAENLAPFSQWQNLTFDPPMVMFSANQYPDGRRKDTVLNAETTGWFVWNMATYALREAVNTSAMALEPQESEFDRVGLTRVYADNHPAPMVKESPVKFECQYHSTHRISGASAVGTIDIVFANVQTIHIDDDVITPEGRLDIAKIEPIARLGYFDYTVVRETFEMRVPGADREAQLGLEGRAA, via the coding sequence ATGAAGTACAACCCCGCCGCGGAAGCCAGTCCGTTGCCTTACTCCCCGTTCAAGAGCTGCACTGTTCCGCGCCCCATCGGTTGGCTCTCGAGCGTCAGCCCCGACGGCGCGGAGAACCTAGCCCCCTTCAGCCAGTGGCAGAACCTCACCTTCGACCCGCCGATGGTGATGTTCTCCGCCAACCAGTACCCGGACGGTCGCCGCAAGGACACCGTCCTCAACGCGGAGACCACCGGTTGGTTCGTCTGGAACATGGCCACGTACGCACTCCGCGAGGCGGTCAACACCAGCGCCATGGCCCTAGAACCGCAGGAGAGCGAGTTCGACCGCGTGGGTCTCACTCGCGTGTACGCGGACAACCACCCGGCCCCGATGGTCAAGGAGAGCCCGGTGAAGTTCGAGTGCCAGTACCACTCGACCCACCGGATCTCGGGGGCCTCCGCGGTGGGCACCATCGACATCGTCTTCGCCAACGTGCAGACCATTCACATCGACGACGACGTCATCACCCCTGAAGGCCGTCTGGATATCGCGAAGATCGAGCCGATCGCGCGGCTCGGCTACTTCGACTACACGGTGGTCCGTGAGACGTTCGAGATGCGCGTTCCCGGCGCCGACCGCGAAGCGCAGTTGGGCCTGGAAGGACGCGCCGCATGA
- the brnA gene encoding type II toxin-antitoxin system BrnA family antitoxin yields the protein MKAEDFDERFDHGEDVTSELDRTKVRRPNAEQRRVTVNFPAWMIESLDREAKRLGVSRQSIIKVWIADRLEHRDHHAA from the coding sequence ATGAAGGCTGAGGATTTCGACGAGCGCTTCGACCACGGCGAGGACGTGACGTCCGAGCTTGATCGGACGAAGGTCAGACGCCCCAACGCTGAGCAGCGGCGCGTCACTGTGAACTTCCCGGCGTGGATGATCGAGTCGCTGGACCGCGAGGCGAAGCGTCTCGGGGTGAGTCGGCAGTCGATCATCAAAGTCTGGATCGCCGACCGGCTTGAGCACCGCGACCACCACGCCGCCTGA